GCCGCATCACGTTGAGGCTTAACCATTTCACCTATTTTCTTTAAGGTGAGGTTTTTAACGATGTTTAAGGCCTCCTCTCCACTATTGACCAGAAAGGCACCTCTCCGCTTAAGGCTTCGGAGCATTTTCTCCCCGAATCCTCCTGTAAAGTCGTATTTTAGGCTTGGAGAGTCGATTAACACTACGGGTTTCCGCATTTTAGCTCCCTCGATGGCCGCCTCCAGGTTTTTAAGGTTGCCTTTACCGATCATAAACTTGGTGACAATTATAATGTCAGCTCTTTTTATTAACTCTATGTGTTTTCTATGAGCGGTGTTTGTGATCGGCGAGAAGGGAGCCTCCACCACTACCTCGGCTCCGAGCTGTTGAGCCGCCTCATAGTCCGTGTCCAAGATGTTTAGAACGCCGACTGAGGTTTCATATCCTTGATCTGAGAGAGCCTTCAGCAGGAATGCCCCTGTTCCACCTCCACAGATTACGTGGACTCTAAAGGATTTTTCAAGCTTTTTCCTTTTTTGCTCGGAAGTTGAGACGGGCATGATGTAAATGGAGTTCGTCATCTCATGCCTTTTCACGTGTACCTGAACACCGAAAACGTGTGAGAGGTTTTCGGTTGTTAGGGTTTCTTCAGGTGTGCCGACGGCTTGAACCTTCCCCTCATTAATCAGTATGAGCTTATCGCAGTATCTGGCGGCTAGGTTGAAGTCGTGGAGCACAGCTATGAGTAGTAGGCTTTTTTTCCAGCAGAGCTCGCGCAGGAGCTCCATCACCTTAATTTGGTTGGCGATGTCAAGGTGGAGGGTAGGCTCATCCAATAGGAGTATTCGAGGCTCCTGGGCGAGTGCTCGGGCGATCATGACCAATCTTCTTTCCCCACCGCTGATTTCATCCATCATCCTGTCAGCTAGATGCTCTACCCCAGCGAGCTTCATCGAGCTCAAAGCCAACTGAATGTCTCTCGGCGACTCCAGTTGAAGCCGACTCATATGGGGGTTTCGACCCATCAACACGATTTCCATCGCCGTGAAGTTGAACGTTGTCTGCGGGTCCTGTGGAACCACGGCTATGTTTTTCGCCACCTCCTTTATACCCATCCGGCTTAACGCCATACCATCCACGTAGACGACGCCGCCGCTGGGTTTCAACACGCCGCTGATGGTTTTGAGCAAGGTTGTCTTGCCCGCCCCGTTGGGGCCCAGCACGCCTATTAACTCTCCAGCTTCAGCTTGAAAGGTAACATCCTCTAGTATCTTGACCGAAGCGTATCGGCATTCAACGCCCATTATGGAAAGTGTTACCATCGGTCTGGACCTTTTTCTACATTCTGTATCCTTTCCCCCTTTTTCTGAGGAGGTATAGGAAGAAGGGGGCTCCTGTTAGGGATGTTACTAGTCCTACAGGGAGCTCGAGGGGGGGTAGGATGGATCTGGCTAGGGAGTCGCATGCCACTAGGAATGTGGCTCCCGTCGTGATGGA
The Candidatus Bathyarchaeia archaeon DNA segment above includes these coding regions:
- a CDS encoding ABC transporter ATP-binding protein, which encodes MVTLSIMGVECRYASVKILEDVTFQAEAGELIGVLGPNGAGKTTLLKTISGVLKPSGGVVYVDGMALSRMGIKEVAKNIAVVPQDPQTTFNFTAMEIVLMGRNPHMSRLQLESPRDIQLALSSMKLAGVEHLADRMMDEISGGERRLVMIARALAQEPRILLLDEPTLHLDIANQIKVMELLRELCWKKSLLLIAVLHDFNLAARYCDKLILINEGKVQAVGTPEETLTTENLSHVFGVQVHVKRHEMTNSIYIMPVSTSEQKRKKLEKSFRVHVICGGGTGAFLLKALSDQGYETSVGVLNILDTDYEAAQQLGAEVVVEAPFSPITNTAHRKHIELIKRADIIIVTKFMIGKGNLKNLEAAIEGAKMRKPVVLIDSPSLKYDFTGGFGEKMLRSLKRRGAFLVNSGEEALNIVKNLTLKKIGEMVKPQRDAA